The Cognaticolwellia beringensis genome segment CCGGATGATTTGGGAAAACAAAGCGTACTTGGCTTTTGCCAATAGTAACAATATCGCCAGAGCGCACTTGGTGCTCAATAGCGTTTTCTTTACTGCCTTCAAGATAACTGCCATTGATAGAGCCTTGATCGTTTACCAACCAATGTTCACCGTTAAAATGTAGCTGTAAGTGATCAGCACAGACATGTGGATCACTAATGATAATATCGTTATCGTACCCACGGCCAATGCTAATGTTGTTTGTAGTAAATTTGTGACGGCCTAATAACTTATGGCCATGACTGATTTCTTCAATAATTATTTCCATGAAACCGACTCCATAAACTTAGTTAAAAAAGCCAGCGAGGTTTCTTGGGCAACACCCGAAATAGTAAAATGGCTGAGCAAAGCGTATTGTTCGTGATCTACCGATATTGCGATGTAGAGCACATCGTAAAGTGCGGGAAAGTCTTTATAGGCACGAGTACAAAACACCGATTTATTATTAATGTTACTATTTTGAGGCTTAACAAGGTCGTGGTGGCATTGATATTCAGTAACATCATCTTTACCCGCAAGATTACCCGGGGCAACTTGGTTTAATTGGCGTTCAAAAATATGATAAAACTTAGTGCTACCAATTTTATCTGATTCCATATAACGGTATTCCATTTCTAAAGAACCGGTAAAAAAGTCTGAAGAAATATAAGTATTTTCATCTAAGTCGCAATTGGCAACAGCGGCCATAATTTGGGCGTCCGCTTTATCTGAGTTCGATTCACCCCAACAACGAACAAAGGGAACATCGATAGTGGGAATTAAACCTCGGCCTAATTGTTTTAGCTGCCAATCACTGTTGAGCACTGTGGTAATAAGCTTTTCTTGATTACGCATTAATTGAGCTGCCATTTGTTGCTCAATACTTGCTGGAGGGCTATTTTTGTATTCTAGATAGAGCGCCAGTAG includes the following:
- a CDS encoding S1 family peptidase, with the protein product MKAIFALLLMCFSTISIAVEQAEEIFKQLAPSLYQIRLIDKASGEKSSIGSGFQISSNGLIATNYHVISGFARHPHKYTIEYLDNKGNKAALTLKSVDVINDLAIVQREVNTEMPYFQIAKQAPTKGEELFSLGNPHDLGMIVVPGTYNGLKNESFNDRIHFTGSVNSGMSGGPVVNKNTEVVGINVATSGNQIGFLVPHDKLLALYLEYKNSPPASIEQQMAAQLMRNQEKLITTVLNSDWQLKQLGRGLIPTIDVPFVRCWGESNSDKADAQIMAAVANCDLDENTYISSDFFTGSLEMEYRYMESDKIGSTKFYHIFERQLNQVAPGNLAGKDDVTEYQCHHDLVKPQNSNINNKSVFCTRAYKDFPALYDVLYIAISVDHEQYALLSHFTISGVAQETSLAFLTKFMESVSWK